The following DNA comes from Cucumis sativus cultivar 9930 chromosome 7, Cucumber_9930_V3, whole genome shotgun sequence.
CCCTACTTTGTAACGAATTGGTTTGTAGATGGTGCTGTGCAAAGTTTCAGATACTAATAGATTCCACCTCCGGCCCCATAAATTTTGAAGCGATGTCGCCAGATATGGCTCGTTGAATGGTTGTCTGACCTCGACGCCGAAAGTTGATTGAACAAAGACATTGGACAAACTCATAACTACGTCTAAGTAGAAATACACGGTAGCACCATTGATCCATGACTTTACATTATTGGGACAAACAAGGTCAATATAGCTGTTTCCTAAGATCAATATGGCAAGTATCACCACTTTGGTTGGCAAGTTTAGAGGCAATAACTTTGGAAGCGATTTTTGATCATGTGGGGTTGTTTTGTTGTGCTTGGTTCTAGTTGGAAAGAAAGCAATGGAAGCAAAAAGAGGGAAGGACAATGGTGGGTTGGAAGCTAGAGGACCCGAATCAAATGTGAAAAGAAGTAGCTTAAAGGTGGTAAGCCAGGTGACGAATAAGCCAACACTGCTAGTGAAGAGGATGGAGGAGAAGTAGAGAGGGAGGACGACGAAGATGGAGAAGACAGggaggagagagagaagcCGGAGTTTGGCTTTGGAAAACT
Coding sequences within:
- the LOC101217501 gene encoding probable long-chain-alcohol O-fatty-acyltransferase 6, which gives rise to MVGEIVRFIKVLPVFILSSLYCYFIASKFSKAKLRLLSLLPVFSIFVVLPLYFSSILFTSSVGLFVTWLTTFKLLLFTFDSGPLASNPPLSFPLFASIAFFPTRTKHNKTTPHDQKSLPKLLPLNLPTKVVILAILILGNSYIDLVCPNNVKSWINGATVYFYLDVVMSLSNVFVQSTFGVEVRQPFNEPYLATSLQNLWGRRWNLLVSETLHSTIYKPIRYKVGMPRWVAVVTVFVVSGLMHELLYYYMVRANPTWEFTWFFVIHGVCLALEIELKRAYEKKWQLQRAVSTLLTTMFTGTTTLWLLFPLMLKTLA